Proteins co-encoded in one Quercus robur chromosome 8, dhQueRobu3.1, whole genome shotgun sequence genomic window:
- the LOC126695538 gene encoding two pore calcium channel protein 1-like isoform X3: MEKPLLSGESSRATAAGRKREHHNRSEAIAYGSNFEKAAALVDLAVDGIGLPEEILDQSNFQSAAKSYLVFIRFDFFWSLNYFAMIILNFLEKPLWCSNYSTDSCNDRDYYFLGQLPYLTGGESLIYEGICLFILVIHTFFPISYEGYRLYWKSLLNRLKVALLLIWVADILVYALYLSSGGFDYLPFRIAPYIRVVFFMLNFRELRATIDILAGMLSTYLNVLALWLLFLLFSSWLAYVMFEDTQQGKTVFTSYGTTLYQMFVLFTTSNNPDVWTPAYKASRWFCLFFVLYILLGVYFITSLILAVVYDSFKDQLVKQVSVMDSSRRRILEKAFNLIDKNNRGFLDKEQCIRLFEELNKYRTLPEISREEFELIFDELDDSHDFKINLNEFFDLCNAIALKFQKEECESCFEYFPSVYNSLCSKKLKGFVRSPRFGYIISFILILNLFAVIVETTLDIENNSAQKVWQEVEFVFGWIYVLEMALKIYSFGFVNYWRDGQNRFDFMITWIIVIGETLTYVAPQGLTFLSNGEWIRYLLLIRMLRLIRLLMYVKRYRAFIATFITLIPSLMPYLGTIFCVLCIYCSLGVQIFGGIVNAGNASLDGTDLSDDDYLLFNFNDYPNGMVTLFNLLVMGNWHEWMQSYKELTGTAWSVTYFVSFYIITVLLLLNLIVAFVLEAFFAEMELESSGSFEEKDKEVQGGKDRRRSVGIKSQSQRVDLLLHHMLSAELDKGPPNP, encoded by the exons ATGGAGAAGCCCCTGCTAAGCGGAGAAAGCAGTAGAGCTACTGCGGCTGGTCGCAAGAGAGAGCACCATAATCGTTCTGAGGCCATTGCTTACGGCTCGAATTTTGAAAAGGCTGCTGCTCTCGTTGATCTG GCTGTAGATGGTATTGGTTTACCCGAGGAAATTCTGGATCAATCAAACTTCCAGAGTGCTGCAAAATCCTACCTCGTTTTTATTCgatttgatttcttttggtCCCTCAATTATTTTGCAATGATAATCCTAAATTTCTTAGAG AAACCTTTGTGGTGTTCCAACTATTCTACAGATTCTTGCAATGATAGGGATTACTACTTTCTTGGGCAGTTGCCCTACTTAACTGGTGGGGAGTCTCTTATTTATGAG GGCATATGTCTATTCATACTTGTGATACATACCTTCTTTCCAATTTCATATGAAGGGTACCGTCTTTATTGGAAAAGTCTTCTTAATCGATTGAAG gTGGCTTTGCTGTTAATTTGGGTTGCTGATATACTGGTTTATGCTCTCTATTTGTCTTCAGGGGGCTTTGATTATCTTCCTTTTAGAATTGCACCATATATCAGAGTTGTGTTTTTCATGCTGAACTTTAG GGAATTACGAGCGACCATTGACATCCTGGCTGGAATGCTTAGCACCTACTTAAATGTCTTG GCTTTATGGCTTTTATTTCTTCTGTTTTCCAGTTGGTTAGCCTATGTCATGTTTGAAGATACCCAACAAGGGAAAACAGTATTTACTTCGTATGGCACCACACTGTATCAGATGTTTGTTTTGTTCACCACATCCAACAATCCAGATGTTTGGACTCCAGCGTACAA GGCTTCGCGTTGGTTTTGtctgttttttgttctttacaTCCTATTGGGGGTTTACTTCATCACCAGCTTGATTCTTGCTGTTGTATATGACAGCTTCAAAGATCAG CTTGTAAAACAAGTTTCTGTGATGGACTCTTCAAGGAGACGAATCCTGGAGAAAGCTTTTAATCTCATAGATAAAAAT AATCGTGGATTTCTTGATAAAGAGCAATGCATTCGACTGTTTGAGGAACTGAATAAGTACAG GACTTTGCCAGAAATATCAAGAGAAGAATTtgagttgatatttgatgaGCTGGATGATAGTCATGATTTCAAG ATCAACCTAAATGAATTTTTTGATCTTTGCAATGCCATTGCTCTAAAATTCCAGAAGGAAGAGTGT GAATCTTGCTTTGAATATTTTCCATCAGTCTACAATTCACTCTGCTCTAAAAAGTTGAAAGGCTTTGTGCGGAGTCCTAGATTTGGATACATTATATCCTTCATCCTCATACTGAATTTGTTTGCTGTTATTGTGGAAACAACG CTTGATATAGAAAATAATTCTGCTCAAAAGGTGTGGCAAGAGGTAGAGTTTGTCTTTG GATGGATATATGTGCTGGAAATggctttaaaaatatattcattTGGATTTGTGAATTATTGGAGAGATGGTCAAAACCGCTTTGATTTTATGATCACTTGGATAATAG TTATCGGAGAAACCTTGACTTATGTGGCCCCTCAAGGACTTACTTTCCTTTCCAATGGCGAATG GATTCGCTACCTTCTCCTCATAAGAATGTTAAGATTGATAAGGCTGCTGATGTACGTCAAGCGTTACCGTGCCTTCATTGCCACTTTCATAACCCTTATACCAAGTTTGATGCCATACCTTGGAACCATATTTTGTGTCCTATGTATTTATTGCTCTCTTGGTGTACAG ATCTTTGGTGGAATTGTCAATGCTGGAAATGCCAGTTTGGACGGGACTGATCTTTCAGATGATGA CTATTTACTTTTCAATTTCAATGACTATCCGAATGGGATGGTGACACTTTTCAATTTACTGGTCATGGGAAACTGGCATGAATGGATGCAG AGCTACAAGGAATTAACAGGAACTGCATGGAGCGTCACTTACTTTGTCAGCTTCTACATAATAACTGTGTTACTGCTTTTAAATTTG ATTGTAGCTTTTGTATTGGAGGCATTCTTTGCTGAAATGGAACTCGAGTCATCAGGAAGTTTTGAAGAAAAGGATAAG GAAGTACAAGGCGGAAAGGATCGCCGACGATCTGTTGG TATAAAATCACAGAGCCAGAGGGTTGATCTCCTTCTTCATCATATGTTGAGTGCAGAGCTCGATAAAGGGCCCCCCAACCCATAG
- the LOC126695538 gene encoding two pore calcium channel protein 1-like isoform X7 codes for MEKPLLSGESSRATAAGRKREHHNRSEAIAYGSNFEKAAALVDLAVDGIGLPEEILDQSNFQSAAKSYLVFIRFDFFWSLNYFAMIILNFLEKPLWCSNYSTDSCNDRDYYFLGQLPYLTGGESLIYEGICLFILVIHTFFPISYEGYRLYWKSLLNRLKVALLLIWVADILVYALYLSSGGFDYLPFRIAPYIRVVFFMLNFRELRATIDILAGMLSTYLNVLALWLLFLLFSSWLAYVMFEDTQQGKTVFTSYGTTLYQMFVLFTTSNNPDVWTPAYKASRWFCLFFVLYILLGVYFITSLILAVVYDSFKDQLVKQVSVMDSSRRRILEKAFNLIDKNNRGFLDKEQCIRLFEELNKYRTLPEISREEFELIFDELDDSHDFKINLNEFFDLCNAIALKFQKEECESCFEYFPSVYNSLCSKKLKGFVRSPRFGYIISFILILNLFAVIVETTLDIENNSAQKVWQEVEFVFGWIYVLEMALKIYSFGFVNYWRDGQNRFDFMITWIIVIGETLTYVAPQGLTFLSNGEWIRYLLLIRMLRLIRLLMYVKRYRAFIATFITLIPSLMPYLGTIFCVLCIYCSLGVQIFGGIVNAGNASLDGTDLSDDDYLLFNFNDYPNGMVTLFNLLVMGNWHEWMQSYKELTGTAWSVTYFVSFYIITVLLLLNLIVAFVLEAFFAEMELESSGSFEEKDKEVQGRKDRRRSVGTKSQSQRVDLLLHHMLSAELNKEPPNP; via the exons ATGGAGAAGCCCCTGCTAAGCGGAGAAAGCAGTAGAGCTACTGCGGCTGGTCGCAAGAGAGAGCACCATAATCGTTCTGAGGCCATTGCTTACGGCTCGAATTTTGAAAAGGCTGCTGCTCTCGTTGATCTG GCTGTAGATGGTATTGGTTTACCCGAGGAAATTCTGGATCAATCAAACTTCCAGAGTGCTGCAAAATCCTACCTCGTTTTTATTCgatttgatttcttttggtCCCTCAATTATTTTGCAATGATAATCCTAAATTTCTTAGAG AAACCTTTGTGGTGTTCCAACTATTCTACAGATTCTTGCAATGATAGGGATTACTACTTTCTTGGGCAGTTGCCCTACTTAACTGGTGGGGAGTCTCTTATTTATGAG GGCATATGTCTATTCATACTTGTGATACATACCTTCTTTCCAATTTCATATGAAGGGTACCGTCTTTATTGGAAAAGTCTTCTTAATCGATTGAAG gTGGCTTTGCTGTTAATTTGGGTTGCTGATATACTGGTTTATGCTCTCTATTTGTCTTCAGGGGGCTTTGATTATCTTCCTTTTAGAATTGCACCATATATCAGAGTTGTGTTTTTCATGCTGAACTTTAG GGAATTACGAGCGACCATTGACATCCTGGCTGGAATGCTTAGCACCTACTTAAATGTCTTG GCTTTATGGCTTTTATTTCTTCTGTTTTCCAGTTGGTTAGCCTATGTCATGTTTGAAGATACCCAACAAGGGAAAACAGTATTTACTTCGTATGGCACCACACTGTATCAGATGTTTGTTTTGTTCACCACATCCAACAATCCAGATGTTTGGACTCCAGCGTACAA GGCTTCGCGTTGGTTTTGtctgttttttgttctttacaTCCTATTGGGGGTTTACTTCATCACCAGCTTGATTCTTGCTGTTGTATATGACAGCTTCAAAGATCAG CTTGTAAAACAAGTTTCTGTGATGGACTCTTCAAGGAGACGAATCCTGGAGAAAGCTTTTAATCTCATAGATAAAAAT AATCGTGGATTTCTTGATAAAGAGCAATGCATTCGACTGTTTGAGGAACTGAATAAGTACAG GACTTTGCCAGAAATATCAAGAGAAGAATTtgagttgatatttgatgaGCTGGATGATAGTCATGATTTCAAG ATCAACCTAAATGAATTTTTTGATCTTTGCAATGCCATTGCTCTAAAATTCCAGAAGGAAGAGTGT GAATCTTGCTTTGAATATTTTCCATCAGTCTACAATTCACTCTGCTCTAAAAAGTTGAAAGGCTTTGTGCGGAGTCCTAGATTTGGATACATTATATCCTTCATCCTCATACTGAATTTGTTTGCTGTTATTGTGGAAACAACG CTTGATATAGAAAATAATTCTGCTCAAAAGGTGTGGCAAGAGGTAGAGTTTGTCTTTG GATGGATATATGTGCTGGAAATggctttaaaaatatattcattTGGATTTGTGAATTATTGGAGAGATGGTCAAAACCGCTTTGATTTTATGATCACTTGGATAATAG TTATCGGAGAAACCTTGACTTATGTGGCCCCTCAAGGACTTACTTTCCTTTCCAATGGCGAATG GATTCGCTACCTTCTCCTCATAAGAATGTTAAGATTGATAAGGCTGCTGATGTACGTCAAGCGTTACCGTGCCTTCATTGCCACTTTCATAACCCTTATACCAAGTTTGATGCCATACCTTGGAACCATATTTTGTGTCCTATGTATTTATTGCTCTCTTGGTGTACAG ATCTTTGGTGGAATTGTCAATGCTGGAAATGCCAGTTTGGACGGGACTGATCTTTCAGATGATGA CTATTTACTTTTCAATTTCAATGACTATCCGAATGGGATGGTGACACTTTTCAATTTACTGGTCATGGGAAACTGGCATGAATGGATGCAG AGCTACAAGGAATTAACAGGAACTGCATGGAGCGTCACTTACTTTGTCAGCTTCTACATAATAACTGTGTTACTGCTTTTAAATTTG ATTGTAGCTTTTGTATTGGAGGCATTCTTTGCTGAAATGGAACTCGAGTCATCAGGAAGTTTTGAAGAAAAGGATAAG
- the LOC126695538 gene encoding two pore calcium channel protein 1A-like isoform X8: protein MEKPLLSGESSRATAAGRKREHHNRSEAIAYGSNFEKAAALVDLAVDGIGLPEEILDQSNFQSAAKSYLVFIRFDFFWSLNYFAMIILNFLEKPLWCSNYSTDSCNDRDYYFLGQLPYLTGGESLIYEGICLFILVIHTFFPISYEGYRLYWKSLLNRLKVALLLIWVADILVYALYLSSGGFDYLPFRIAPYIRVVFFMLNFRELRATIDILAGMLSTYLNVLALWLLFLLFSSWLAYVMFEDTQQGKTVFTSYGTTLYQMFVLFTTSNNPDVWTPAYKASRWFCLFFVLYILLGVYFITSLILAVVYDSFKDQLVKQVSVMDSSRRRILEKAFNLIDKNNRGFLDKEQCIRLFEELNKYRTLPEISREEFELIFDELDDSHDFKINLNEFFDLCNAIALKFQKEECESCFEYFPSVYNSLCSKKLKGFVRSPRFGYIISFILILNLFAVIVETTLDIENNSAQKVWQEVEFVFGWIYVLEMALKIYSFGFVNYWRDGQNRFDFMITWIIVIGETLTYVAPQGLTFLSNGEWIRYLLLIRMLRLIRLLMYVKRYRAFIATFITLIPSLMPYLGTIFCVLCIYCSLGVQIFGGIVNAGNASLDGTDLSDDDYLLFNFNDYPNGMVTLFNLLVMGNWHEWMQSYKELTGTAWSVTYFVSFYIITVLLLLNLEKEVPFELKLIGPFSMCCRSKMPAI, encoded by the exons ATGGAGAAGCCCCTGCTAAGCGGAGAAAGCAGTAGAGCTACTGCGGCTGGTCGCAAGAGAGAGCACCATAATCGTTCTGAGGCCATTGCTTACGGCTCGAATTTTGAAAAGGCTGCTGCTCTCGTTGATCTG GCTGTAGATGGTATTGGTTTACCCGAGGAAATTCTGGATCAATCAAACTTCCAGAGTGCTGCAAAATCCTACCTCGTTTTTATTCgatttgatttcttttggtCCCTCAATTATTTTGCAATGATAATCCTAAATTTCTTAGAG AAACCTTTGTGGTGTTCCAACTATTCTACAGATTCTTGCAATGATAGGGATTACTACTTTCTTGGGCAGTTGCCCTACTTAACTGGTGGGGAGTCTCTTATTTATGAG GGCATATGTCTATTCATACTTGTGATACATACCTTCTTTCCAATTTCATATGAAGGGTACCGTCTTTATTGGAAAAGTCTTCTTAATCGATTGAAG gTGGCTTTGCTGTTAATTTGGGTTGCTGATATACTGGTTTATGCTCTCTATTTGTCTTCAGGGGGCTTTGATTATCTTCCTTTTAGAATTGCACCATATATCAGAGTTGTGTTTTTCATGCTGAACTTTAG GGAATTACGAGCGACCATTGACATCCTGGCTGGAATGCTTAGCACCTACTTAAATGTCTTG GCTTTATGGCTTTTATTTCTTCTGTTTTCCAGTTGGTTAGCCTATGTCATGTTTGAAGATACCCAACAAGGGAAAACAGTATTTACTTCGTATGGCACCACACTGTATCAGATGTTTGTTTTGTTCACCACATCCAACAATCCAGATGTTTGGACTCCAGCGTACAA GGCTTCGCGTTGGTTTTGtctgttttttgttctttacaTCCTATTGGGGGTTTACTTCATCACCAGCTTGATTCTTGCTGTTGTATATGACAGCTTCAAAGATCAG CTTGTAAAACAAGTTTCTGTGATGGACTCTTCAAGGAGACGAATCCTGGAGAAAGCTTTTAATCTCATAGATAAAAAT AATCGTGGATTTCTTGATAAAGAGCAATGCATTCGACTGTTTGAGGAACTGAATAAGTACAG GACTTTGCCAGAAATATCAAGAGAAGAATTtgagttgatatttgatgaGCTGGATGATAGTCATGATTTCAAG ATCAACCTAAATGAATTTTTTGATCTTTGCAATGCCATTGCTCTAAAATTCCAGAAGGAAGAGTGT GAATCTTGCTTTGAATATTTTCCATCAGTCTACAATTCACTCTGCTCTAAAAAGTTGAAAGGCTTTGTGCGGAGTCCTAGATTTGGATACATTATATCCTTCATCCTCATACTGAATTTGTTTGCTGTTATTGTGGAAACAACG CTTGATATAGAAAATAATTCTGCTCAAAAGGTGTGGCAAGAGGTAGAGTTTGTCTTTG GATGGATATATGTGCTGGAAATggctttaaaaatatattcattTGGATTTGTGAATTATTGGAGAGATGGTCAAAACCGCTTTGATTTTATGATCACTTGGATAATAG TTATCGGAGAAACCTTGACTTATGTGGCCCCTCAAGGACTTACTTTCCTTTCCAATGGCGAATG GATTCGCTACCTTCTCCTCATAAGAATGTTAAGATTGATAAGGCTGCTGATGTACGTCAAGCGTTACCGTGCCTTCATTGCCACTTTCATAACCCTTATACCAAGTTTGATGCCATACCTTGGAACCATATTTTGTGTCCTATGTATTTATTGCTCTCTTGGTGTACAG ATCTTTGGTGGAATTGTCAATGCTGGAAATGCCAGTTTGGACGGGACTGATCTTTCAGATGATGA CTATTTACTTTTCAATTTCAATGACTATCCGAATGGGATGGTGACACTTTTCAATTTACTGGTCATGGGAAACTGGCATGAATGGATGCAG AGCTACAAGGAATTAACAGGAACTGCATGGAGCGTCACTTACTTTGTCAGCTTCTACATAATAACTGTGTTACTGCTTTTAAATTTG GAGAaggaggtgccatttgagctaaagCTTATTGGCCCTTTCTCCATGTGTTGCAGAAGCAAAATGCCTGCCATTTGA
- the LOC126695538 gene encoding two pore calcium channel protein 1-like isoform X6, whose translation MEKPLLSGESSRATAAGRKREHHNRSEAIAYGSNFEKAAALVDLAVDGIGLPEEILDQSNFQSAAKSYLVFIRFDFFWSLNYFAMIILNFLEKPLWCSNYSTDSCNDRDYYFLGQLPYLTGGESLIYEGICLFILVIHTFFPISYEGYRLYWKSLLNRLKVALLLIWVADILVYALYLSSGGFDYLPFRIAPYIRVVFFMLNFRELRATIDILAGMLSTYLNVLALWLLFLLFSSWLAYVMFEDTQQGKTVFTSYGTTLYQMFVLFTTSNNPDVWTPAYKASRWFCLFFVLYILLGVYFITSLILAVVYDSFKDQLVKQVSVMDSSRRRILEKAFNLIDKNNRGFLDKEQCIRLFEELNKYRTLPEISREEFELIFDELDDSHDFKINLNEFFDLCNAIALKFQKEECESCFEYFPSVYNSLCSKKLKGFVRSPRFGYIISFILILNLFAVIVETTLDIENNSAQKVWQEVEFVFGWIYVLEMALKIYSFGFVNYWRDGQNRFDFMITWIIVIGETLTYVAPQGLTFLSNGEWIRYLLLIRMLRLIRLLMYVKRYRAFIATFITLIPSLMPYLGTIFCVLCIYCSLGVQIFGGIVNAGNASLDGTDLSDDDYLLFNFNDYPNGMVTLFNLLVMGNWHEWMQSYKELTGTAWSVTYFVSFYIITVLLLLNLIVAFVLEAFFAEMELESSGSFEEKDKEVQGRKDRRRSVGTKSRSQRVDLLLHHMLSAELDKEPPNP comes from the exons ATGGAGAAGCCCCTGCTAAGCGGAGAAAGCAGTAGAGCTACTGCGGCTGGTCGCAAGAGAGAGCACCATAATCGTTCTGAGGCCATTGCTTACGGCTCGAATTTTGAAAAGGCTGCTGCTCTCGTTGATCTG GCTGTAGATGGTATTGGTTTACCCGAGGAAATTCTGGATCAATCAAACTTCCAGAGTGCTGCAAAATCCTACCTCGTTTTTATTCgatttgatttcttttggtCCCTCAATTATTTTGCAATGATAATCCTAAATTTCTTAGAG AAACCTTTGTGGTGTTCCAACTATTCTACAGATTCTTGCAATGATAGGGATTACTACTTTCTTGGGCAGTTGCCCTACTTAACTGGTGGGGAGTCTCTTATTTATGAG GGCATATGTCTATTCATACTTGTGATACATACCTTCTTTCCAATTTCATATGAAGGGTACCGTCTTTATTGGAAAAGTCTTCTTAATCGATTGAAG gTGGCTTTGCTGTTAATTTGGGTTGCTGATATACTGGTTTATGCTCTCTATTTGTCTTCAGGGGGCTTTGATTATCTTCCTTTTAGAATTGCACCATATATCAGAGTTGTGTTTTTCATGCTGAACTTTAG GGAATTACGAGCGACCATTGACATCCTGGCTGGAATGCTTAGCACCTACTTAAATGTCTTG GCTTTATGGCTTTTATTTCTTCTGTTTTCCAGTTGGTTAGCCTATGTCATGTTTGAAGATACCCAACAAGGGAAAACAGTATTTACTTCGTATGGCACCACACTGTATCAGATGTTTGTTTTGTTCACCACATCCAACAATCCAGATGTTTGGACTCCAGCGTACAA GGCTTCGCGTTGGTTTTGtctgttttttgttctttacaTCCTATTGGGGGTTTACTTCATCACCAGCTTGATTCTTGCTGTTGTATATGACAGCTTCAAAGATCAG CTTGTAAAACAAGTTTCTGTGATGGACTCTTCAAGGAGACGAATCCTGGAGAAAGCTTTTAATCTCATAGATAAAAAT AATCGTGGATTTCTTGATAAAGAGCAATGCATTCGACTGTTTGAGGAACTGAATAAGTACAG GACTTTGCCAGAAATATCAAGAGAAGAATTtgagttgatatttgatgaGCTGGATGATAGTCATGATTTCAAG ATCAACCTAAATGAATTTTTTGATCTTTGCAATGCCATTGCTCTAAAATTCCAGAAGGAAGAGTGT GAATCTTGCTTTGAATATTTTCCATCAGTCTACAATTCACTCTGCTCTAAAAAGTTGAAAGGCTTTGTGCGGAGTCCTAGATTTGGATACATTATATCCTTCATCCTCATACTGAATTTGTTTGCTGTTATTGTGGAAACAACG CTTGATATAGAAAATAATTCTGCTCAAAAGGTGTGGCAAGAGGTAGAGTTTGTCTTTG GATGGATATATGTGCTGGAAATggctttaaaaatatattcattTGGATTTGTGAATTATTGGAGAGATGGTCAAAACCGCTTTGATTTTATGATCACTTGGATAATAG TTATCGGAGAAACCTTGACTTATGTGGCCCCTCAAGGACTTACTTTCCTTTCCAATGGCGAATG GATTCGCTACCTTCTCCTCATAAGAATGTTAAGATTGATAAGGCTGCTGATGTACGTCAAGCGTTACCGTGCCTTCATTGCCACTTTCATAACCCTTATACCAAGTTTGATGCCATACCTTGGAACCATATTTTGTGTCCTATGTATTTATTGCTCTCTTGGTGTACAG ATCTTTGGTGGAATTGTCAATGCTGGAAATGCCAGTTTGGACGGGACTGATCTTTCAGATGATGA CTATTTACTTTTCAATTTCAATGACTATCCGAATGGGATGGTGACACTTTTCAATTTACTGGTCATGGGAAACTGGCATGAATGGATGCAG AGCTACAAGGAATTAACAGGAACTGCATGGAGCGTCACTTACTTTGTCAGCTTCTACATAATAACTGTGTTACTGCTTTTAAATTTG ATTGTAGCTTTTGTATTGGAGGCATTCTTTGCTGAAATGGAACTCGAGTCATCAGGAAGTTTTGAAGAAAAGGATAAG